The DNA window GCAGCAGCGCGATGGCGAGAAGGACTTGCCTCATGAGACTCCCGTCAGCGACGGCGCGTACCCCACTCATAGCTCAATCCCACCCCGTGGACGAAGCCGATGTTCCGACCATCGATCGTCCCGGACGATACCTCGTAGTCCCAGAGTCGGACGAACGGCCCGACCTCCGCGAACGCCCCGAGTCGATCGGTGAGCCGCACCTGCGCGCCGAGCGTCAGGCTGCCGACGTGGGCGATGTCGGGTTCGTTCGAGTAGTACTGATCGTACGTGATGCCGTATCGCAACGCCGTGTACACGGATCCGTGCTCGAAAGGGGCCGAACGGCGTATCACGCTCAGGCCGACGGCGGCGCTCACATCATCGCCGCCGGGGCGGAACGCGCTGCTCTTCACTGCCAGATCGGGCCGCAGCAGCCATCGCTCCGAGAGCGGGATGAGAACGCCGGCACCGCCGAAGCCGCTGAACCGGTCGGAGCCGCTGAAGCCGCCGAAGATCCAAGAGGGCCGCTCATCGTCCGGCGCCGCCGACGCGTCGGCGGTGGGTCGGGTGTCCGTCCGGTTCTCGGGACGGCGAAGGGTGAGGCCGATTCGGGTGGACAGTCCCCCCTGGATGATGATGCGCGTCCCGCCGCCGATGGCCCGGTTGTCCTGATGATAGTTGATCCAGGGCCCCACCTCGCCGAACGCGCCTAGCCAATCAATGACCTGTCCGTGACCACCGATCGCGAGGGTGACCTCGTGGATGATGTAGGGTTCCTCGAAGAGCGACCCCGAGACATTGCCGTAGCTGTAGCGCATCAAGCCATAGGCCCAGCCGCGCGCGGATGCCGCGCCACGCCGGATCAGGCTGACGCCGTACTCGTGGAAGAGGTAGTCTCGCGGCTCGTCAGTGTGGAATGAGTTCCCCGTGAGGTCGGGGCGCACCATCCATCGATCCCCGAGCGCGATCAGGAGCCCGAGTCGTTCTGGCGAGAAGTACACGAACGAGATCCGTTCGCGTTCGTGCTTCGGCGCTGCGGCATCCTGTGCATCAGCGCTGCCCGGGATCAGCAGCGCGACCGCGAACAGGAGTTGCCGCCCGGTCCTCAGACGCCCTTTTCTTCGAGCAGCGCCATGAACTGCGCCGGCTCCGTCAACCCGAGCAGTCGCTCAGGGACATCCGACTCCTTCGAGAACTGCGCGATCTTCCCGAGCACGGGGAGATACTGGTTCGAGACCTCGAGCGGCGGCGCGACGATCAGGAAGAAGAACTGCACCGGCTTGTCGTCGATCGCCTTGAAGTCGATCCCGTCGCGCTTCCGGCCGAAGGCCACGCGCAGCTTGCTCACCACGAGCGACCGGCAGTGGGGGATCGCGATCCCGCGCCCGATGCCGGTGGAGCCGAGGTTCTCCCGGCGCTTGAGCATCTTGAAGAGCATGCCCTCGTCCTTCTCGCCCAGCTTGAGAAGGCCGATCAGCTCCTTCAGGATGTCGTCCTTGGTCGTGCCCTCGAGGTCGAGCTTGACCGCGTCCTCGGAGAAGAATTCGCGCAGTTCCATGTCCAGAAACTAGCCATCGGGCAGAACCGTGTCAAACCCCGATGTTGCAAGCACTTGGGGCCTCTCCTAGCTTTCTCCGGATGCCGTTCCCGTACCCGACGGGTCACCCCGTCCCGCTCTTCCTCGCCCCCATGGCCGGTGTCTCGGAGTCGCCCTTCCGGCGGCTCTGCCACCAGTGGGGCGCGGACGTCGTCGTCACCGAGTTCCTCTCGGCCGAAGGCATCCGCCGCGAGAACGAGGCGACGATCAGCAAGCTGCGCTTCGGGAACGACGAGCGGCCGATCGGCGTGCAGATCTTCGGCGCGGAACCCGACGCCATGCGCGAAGCGGCGGCGCTGGTCACGGACACGTTCCAGCCCGAGTTCATCGACATCAACTTCGGGTGCCCGGTCAAGAAGGTCGTCCGCCGCAACGGCGGTTCGGGGTGCCTCAAGGACCTCGGCCTCGTGCAGGAGATCATCCGCGCGGTCGTGAGTGGCACCCATCTCCCCGTCACGTGCAAGGTCCGCAGCGGCTGGAGCGAGGAGATGCGTGACCCCGTCACGATCGGCCTCAAGTGCCAGGAGGCCGGCGTGAAGGCGATCGCGCTGCACCCGCGCACGCGCACGCAGATGTACACGGGGCACGCGCACTGGGACGAGATCGCCGCGATGAAGGCCGCACTCGAGATCCCGGTGATCGGCAACGGCGACATCAAGACGGCGGAGGATGCGCTCCGCATGCGGAAGGAGACCGGCTGCGACGGCGTGATGATCGCGCGCGGCTCGTTCGGCCAGCCCTGGATCTTCAAGCAGGCGCGCGCGCTGCTCGATGGCCAGCCGATGCCGCCGACGCCGGGCGTGGAGGAACGCTTCGCCATCGCGCTCGACCATGCCCGCATGGTCCAGTCGTACGAGCACGACCCCGTCGGGGCGGCGCTCGAGTTCCGCAAGCACCTCGGATGGTACGTGAAGGGGCTGCCCAACTCGGCCGACCTGCGGAAGAAGCTCCATGCCGTGAACTCGTTCGCCGAGGTTGAGGGGATCTTCGACGAGTACCTGAAGAGCGGCTGGATGCGCGAAGCCGAGGTCGCGTGAGGCGCGACCGGGTCGAGGCGCTCCTCCAGGAGGTCGTGCGGGGCGCACTCGACGTGCCGACGGCGCTCGCGCGCCTCGACGAGGCGCCGGTCGACGAGATCGGGTTCGCCACCGTCGACCAGCATCGGGCGCTGCGACAGGGTTATCCCGAGGTGATCTTCGGGCAAGGGAAGACCGCGGAGCAGGTGGTGACGATCGCCGAGCATCTCGCCACCCGCGGTGATGGGTTCCTCGTGACGCGCGCGGACGAGGCGGTGCGCGCCTCGCTCGTGCGGCGCTGGCCGACCGCGGAGGTGAACGCGCTCGGCCGCACCGTGCTGCTGCGGGCCGAACAGCCGCGTGCGCGCGGCACCGCCGTGGTGGCGATTGTGACGGCCGGGACGAGCGATCTCCCGGTGGCCGAGGAGGCCGCCGTGACGCTCGATGCGCAGGGGCATCCGGTGCTCCGCGTGACCGACGTGGGAGTGGCGGGGATCCATCGCATCCTCGCCAAGCGCGAGACGCTGCACGACGCGGCGGTGGTGATCGTCGTGGCGGGGATGGACGGCGCGCTGCCGAGCGTGGTGGGGGGACTCGTGCGCTGTCCCGTCATCGCGGTGCCGACGAGCATCGGGTACGGTGCGGCCTTCGGCGGACTCGCGCCGCTGCTGACGATGCTCAACTCCTGCGCGGCCGGCGTGACCGTCTGCAACATCGACAACGGGTTCGGCGCGGCGGTCGCGGCCGCGCGCATCCTCGGCGGGCGATGAGCGCGCTTTCGTCGGCCCTCATCTTCGTCGCCGGTGCCGCTGTCGGCGCGGCCGCGGTGCGTTGGGTGCTCTTCGGTTCCGGCAGCGACGCGGGGGTGTCACCCGCGTCGCCCGGCGCGACCGGCTCGCGGCTCAAGGCACCCGACCGCTCGCAGGATGCGCTGCTCGCCGCCTTCCGGCCCGAGGACATCCCCGATCCGACCGACGCGCTCCGCGAGGATCAGCGGATCATCGCCGATGCGCTGCGCGACATCGCAAAGCGCCGGGGGGCGATCGGCGCGGTGCTGTGGGCGCTGGACGAAGAGGGCGGCGGGGTCGCCGTGCCGGTGGCGTCGAATGCCGACGATGCGCGGTCGAGCCTCACCCCTGCGGTGATGCCGGTGCTCTCCGTCTCCGATCGGGACCGGGTGGAGTGGGCGGCTCGCAACCGGATGGTGACGGTGGAGCGCACACCCGGCGCCCCGTTGCTCGCGATCGCGCCGCTCGATGCGTCGGGTCAGATCGGTGCCCTCAGCCTCCACTTCGACGCGGCGGCCGCGCCGGACCTCGGTGTGCTGCGCGATGCGCTGGTGGAGCATGCGCGCGCACTCCAGTCGCTCTACGGGCTCGTCCGCACGCGCGGGGATGTCGCGCGACAGAACTTCCGCCTGCGCGGCCTGATCCGGACCGCGGGGACCCTGCAGGCCACCCGCGATCCGCTCGAGCTCGAGCGACTGCTGGTGCTGGATTCGCTCACCGTGGCCGGCGCCCAGTGGGCGGTGCTCGTGCGCTGGGATCATGCGGCCGGGCGCGGCGAGGTGCGCGCGGTGACGCACGACGCGATGGAACTCGGGGTGACCTTCGAGAACCTCGCCGTGACGCCCGACTCGGTCGTCGGCCTCGCGTGCGCCGAGGGGCGGCCGCAGGTCTTCTCCGACGCGCGCGCGTTCGCACGCGCCGAGGATACGATCTTCGGCAGCGGCACGCCCATCCGGGCGCTCGGTTCGCTCCTCGCCGTGCCGCTACGTCGCGGCGATCAGGACCAGCCGCTCGGCGCGCTCGTCTGCGGGCATCGCGAGGTGGCGGCGCTCCGTGCGACGGAGGCGCGCAACGCGAAGAACCTCGCGGTGATCGCCGCCGGCGCGCTCGAGACCGCGTGGGCCGTGGAGGACGCGCGGCGCAACGCCCGGACCGACCCGCTGACCGGGCTCTCGAACCGACGCGGCTTCGACGAACGGTTCTCGACGGTCATCCAGGAGACCGATCGATACGGCGGCGCGGCGGCGCTCATCCTCGTCGATGTCGACCACTTCAAGCGCGTGAACGACACCTACGGGCATGATGCGGGTGACCAGGTGCTGGTCGCGGTCGCGAACGCGCTCGCCGACGGCCGGCGCACCGTCGACACGACGGCGCGCCTTGGCGGCGAGGAGCTCGCGGTGCTGCTGCCGCAAACGGATGCAATGGGCGCGCGCGAGGTGGCCGAGCGGATGCGCAAGCGGATCGAGGCGCTGGTGGTGCGGACGCAGACGGGGGAGGTCCGCGTGACGGCGAGCTTCGGCGTGGCGGAGTACGTGACGCGAAGCGGGCAGCCGGAGGCGGTCGTGGAGCGCGCGGATCAGGCGCTCTACGCGGCCAAGCGCAACGGGCGCAACCGGGTGGAAGTGCTCGCCTGATTGAACCTTTCGTCCCGGCAGGGTAGTATTCAGTTGTAGTCCGGGGGCGACCGGTTTCGATTGTGTAGGTGGCTCTGTGACTGCGCGCCCAGGTCCTCGGGTTCCTGGTAAAACACTCGGGAAATTCACAACTGCGAATAACAACTTCGCTCTCGCCGCGTAAAGCTTAGGCTTTACCCGGCAGTGCCTGAGAGGTAGCCCCGCCCGAGGCGGCACTCAGGTATCGCAAATTCGGGCTGGCTGGCTGGCGCGTCCTCCGCCAGTCGGCGAGATCAAGATGGACTCATCCGTGCGACGGAGGCCCACCGGCCAGCGCCCGGAGAAATCAATCGGTGGGATACGCGCGTAGACGTTGCGGAAGATCTTATGCAAGACGGGAGTTCGAATCTCCCCGCCTCCACTTGAGCGCTGGTGACGTCGTTCGGGATGGATGTATGCGAAGGGCCTCCGGCATGGGAGGCCCTTCGTCGTTCCCGCGCTGCCTGCTCACGCGCGCTCGGCGATGGCCTCGACGACCGCCTTCGCCGCGCGCCCCGCGCCCACGAGCGTCGCGCTCGCGAAGCCCGTCCAGTCCCCGTAGCCGAGCGGGAAGAGGCGCTGGTGCGCGGCCGCGTGCAGGCCGTCCATCGCGATGCGTCCGGAGGCATCCGTGGTGACGAGTGGCGCGAGATGCGAGAGCGCGGGCCGGAACCCCGTCGCGAGGATGACGGCGTCCACCGCCTCCTCGCGTCCGTCAGGCCCGACGACGCCCTGCTCGGTGAAGCGCGACATCAGCGGTGACGCGCGGAGCAACCCGCGGTCGCGTGCGGCTCGCACGGCGGCGACCATCACGACATCCCCGAGCGATCGCGGCGGGGGCGGCGTGCGGCCTTCCTTCAGCGCCTGGAAGCGCGCCGTGCCCTGCTCGAACAGGTATTGCCCATCCACCTCGTCGGGCAGGAAGGTCGGCGGCTCGCGCGTCATCCAACGCACGTGCGCGACATCGAGGAGGTCGGCGAAGATCTGTGCGCCGGAGTTGCCACCCCCCACCACGAGTACACGGCGTCCGACGAACGCCTCCGCACCGGGATAGTGCGCCGAGTGCAGGATCCGTCCACCGTACTCCGTGTCACCCGCGAAGCGCGGAATGACCGGCGCGCCCCACGAGCCGGTCGCGCTGATGACCGCGCTCGCGTCCACCTCCCCTTGGTCGGTCACGAGCCGGAGACGCGGCCCGTCCGCATGCGTCTCGATCACGCGCACGGGCCGTTCGACCGGCAACGCGTACCGGGATTCGTACGCCGAGAGGTATGCGATGGCCTCGTCGCGTGTCGGATAGGTCTCGGCGCCGGCCGGCATGATCCAGCCGGGGAGGGAACTCCATCTCGCGGGCGAGAAGAGCCGCAGGGAGGGCCAGGTGTGCTGCCATGCGCCACCTCGCGCAGGCCCCTGGTCGAAGAGCGCGAAGGACAGGTCGGTCCGTCGCAGGAAGAAGCCCGCCGCGAGGCCCGCCTGTCCTCCGCCGATCACGGCGACGTCGAGGGTGCGTGCCAGGTGACGCCTCAGCAGGGCGTGAGCCTGAGGTGCATCGTCACCGCGGACGCAGGGCAGGCGCCCTGAAACTCCTCCGAGACATGCACGGCCGCGGGTGCCGCCTCGCGCGTGATCCGCTCGAAGCCGAAGCGCGGGAACCAGTGCTCGGCCGTCGTCGTGAGCAGCACGAGCTCGCGCGTCCCTCGCGCCCGAGCCGCGTCGAGGAGCGCGCGAACGAGGGCCTCGCCCACGCCCGAACCGCGCACCGCGGGGTCCACGACCGCGGAGCGCAGCAGCGCGGCATCGCCATAGTCCTCGAGGCCGATCGCGCCGACGACATGGCCGGCACGCTCAGCGACGAGGAAGTGCGCCAGATCCGGTGGCACGCCGTCGAGTGGCAATGCCGCCGCCGTGAGCAACGCGCGCACGGCGGAGAGATCGGACGGCGCGGCGGCGCGGAGCCGCACCGCGCCGCCGGTGGGGTCGGGCGCGGCCGACATCAGCTGCGGCTCGCGGGCTTGATGGCGCGCACGAACGCGCTGCAGAACGCCCCGTCGAGGTCGTCGCTCACCCGATCGGCATCAAGGCCGGAGTCCTTCAGGAAGGCCCGGGCATCCTCCGCCTGGTATACGCGCGTCGGCTCGATCGACGGGCTCACGAAGCCTGCATCCCCGAGGAGCCGCAGGAACTGCTGCTCCTCGAGCGCGCCCGCGATGCAGCCGACCCAGAGCTCCATCGAGCGCCGAACCTCGGGCGGCACCTCGCCGCGCACGATCACGTCGCTCACGGCGAAGCGGCCGCCCGGCTTGAGCACTCGGAACGCCTCGCGGAGGACGCTCGGCTTGTCGACCGCCAGGTTGATCACGCAGTTGGAGATGATGACGTCGACCGAGTCGTCCGGCAGCGGGATCTGCTCGATCTGCCCCTTGAGGAACGTGACATTCGACGCGCCAGCGGCCTCGGCGTTGCGGCGCGCGAGGGCGAGCATCTGGTCGGTCATGTCGAGTCCGTAGACATGCCCCGTCGGTCCGACGCGCTGGGCGGAGAGGAGCACATCGATGCCGCCGCCCGATCCCAGGTCGAGGACCGTCTCGCCCTCGGCGAGCGAGGCGAGGGCCGTCGGGTTGCCGCAGCCGAGTGAGGCGAGGACCGCCGCCGCGGGGATGCCCTGGACCTCCGACGCATGGTAGAGGTCGGAGGTGATGGGGTCCTTCTCCTCGCCGCTGCAGCAGTCGGCGCCGCAACAGGCGGATCGCTCGCCCTCAGCGGCACGGGTGGCGGCGGCGCCGTAGCGGGCGCGAACGAGGGTGGTGATCTCTTGCGGGGTGGTGCTGGTCATCGGGAACTCCTCATGAAGTGGGTGTGTGGGTCGGACCACTTCGGGGGTCCGTGTTCATCCGTCTGCGGTACTGCGAAGGAACGATCGTCGGAGCGGTTCAGCCGCAACAGGCGACCGGAAGTCGTCGGCGTTCGGCGGCGGGCACCTTGTACGCGGCGACGGCCTGCTCCGCGTGCTCGATCCCATCAGCGGCCAGGCGGTAGTGAGTCCAGCGTCCCTCACGTCGCGAGGCCACGAGACCCGCGTCGCGCAGGGTCTTGAGATGGAAGGAGAGCAGGGACTGGCCGCAGGCGAGTTCGGTCTGGAGGTCGCAGACGCACTGCTCGCCGCCGCGGAGCAGGTCCAGGATCCGCAGCCGACGTGGGTCGGAGAGCGCGTGGAAGAGCCCGGCGTGACGCTGTAGGCTCTCCAGGGCGGCATCCGTCCGGTCGCGGTCGCTCCGGTACGGTGTGGTCGTCGAGATCATACATCAATATATCTAGTTTGGTTGATGTATGCAAGCTCCCCTTCCTCGTCGCGCTGACTCGACACCCCAGCCCGCCCGCGTGAGATTTGCGGTGTACGTCTTTCGCGCAGCGTACATTGTGCGGACAGCGATACACGACGGCACCTCCCCCACCGCGGCATCCTCTCTCCTTCCGGCCACATGTCCCACTCCTGGCAGTTCTTCCGCGCAGGCGGCTCCGATCAGGTCGCCCTCGACCGCAGTGCCGATCTCCTCGCACTGCGCGAACTCGACCCGAAGCTCTGGGTGGCGCTCGCGTGCCCGGTGAAGGGACTCGAGATCGACGAGCGGACGCTCGCGCTGATGGATGGCGACGGCGACGGGCGCATCCGCGTCCCCGAGGTCATCGCCGCGGTGGAGTGGGCGGGGAAGATGCTCACCTCGCTCGACACTCTGATGAAGGGCGGGGACCTGCCGCTCGCCTCCATCGACACGACGAGCGACGAGGGACGCGCCGCGGCGGCGTCTGCGCGGGAGATCCTCGCGAACCTCGGCAAGTCGGGGCAGGCGACCATCGCCGTCGCCGAGACGATGGCTACGGCGCAGATCTTCGCGCAGACGACGTTCAATGGTGACGGCGTCATCCCGATCGAGATGATCGAGGACTTGGCGCTCAAGGCGGTCGCGGAACAGGTGGTCGGGCACGCCGGCGCCCGCATCGATCGTAGCGGGAAGATCGGGATCGACCAGGCGGCGATCGACCTGTTCTTCGACGACTGTGCGGCGTACGACGCCTGGTGGAAGGAAGGAGAGGCGAATGCGACCGCGCTCCTCCCGCTCGGCGACCGGACGCCGGCGGCGGTCGCGGCGATGCTCGCCGTGCGAGGGAAGGTGGACGATTACTTCGCCCGCTGCCGACTCGCGGCCTTCGACCCACGGTCGATCACCGCGGTGAATCGGCAGCAGGACGAGTACCTCGCGATCGCAGCGAGCGACATGTCGATCACGGTACAGGAGGTGGCGGGCTTCCCGCTCGCCCGTATCGAGGCATGGCGTGCACTACCGCTCACGGCGGCGGCGGGCGCGTCGGGGGTGGTGGAGGCGATCAA is part of the Gemmatimonadota bacterium genome and encodes:
- a CDS encoding PTS sugar transporter subunit IIA: MELREFFSEDAVKLDLEGTTKDDILKELIGLLKLGEKDEGMLFKMLKRRENLGSTGIGRGIAIPHCRSLVVSKLRVAFGRKRDGIDFKAIDDKPVQFFFLIVAPPLEVSNQYLPVLGKIAQFSKESDVPERLLGLTEPAQFMALLEEKGV
- the dusB gene encoding tRNA dihydrouridine synthase DusB, whose amino-acid sequence is MPFPYPTGHPVPLFLAPMAGVSESPFRRLCHQWGADVVVTEFLSAEGIRRENEATISKLRFGNDERPIGVQIFGAEPDAMREAAALVTDTFQPEFIDINFGCPVKKVVRRNGGSGCLKDLGLVQEIIRAVVSGTHLPVTCKVRSGWSEEMRDPVTIGLKCQEAGVKAIALHPRTRTQMYTGHAHWDEIAAMKAALEIPVIGNGDIKTAEDALRMRKETGCDGVMIARGSFGQPWIFKQARALLDGQPMPPTPGVEERFAIALDHARMVQSYEHDPVGAALEFRKHLGWYVKGLPNSADLRKKLHAVNSFAEVEGIFDEYLKSGWMREAEVA
- the larB gene encoding nickel pincer cofactor biosynthesis protein LarB, which gives rise to MRRDRVEALLQEVVRGALDVPTALARLDEAPVDEIGFATVDQHRALRQGYPEVIFGQGKTAEQVVTIAEHLATRGDGFLVTRADEAVRASLVRRWPTAEVNALGRTVLLRAEQPRARGTAVVAIVTAGTSDLPVAEEAAVTLDAQGHPVLRVTDVGVAGIHRILAKRETLHDAAVVIVVAGMDGALPSVVGGLVRCPVIAVPTSIGYGAAFGGLAPLLTMLNSCAAGVTVCNIDNGFGAAVAAARILGGR
- a CDS encoding GGDEF domain-containing protein; the protein is MSALSSALIFVAGAAVGAAAVRWVLFGSGSDAGVSPASPGATGSRLKAPDRSQDALLAAFRPEDIPDPTDALREDQRIIADALRDIAKRRGAIGAVLWALDEEGGGVAVPVASNADDARSSLTPAVMPVLSVSDRDRVEWAARNRMVTVERTPGAPLLAIAPLDASGQIGALSLHFDAAAAPDLGVLRDALVEHARALQSLYGLVRTRGDVARQNFRLRGLIRTAGTLQATRDPLELERLLVLDSLTVAGAQWAVLVRWDHAAGRGEVRAVTHDAMELGVTFENLAVTPDSVVGLACAEGRPQVFSDARAFARAEDTIFGSGTPIRALGSLLAVPLRRGDQDQPLGALVCGHREVAALRATEARNAKNLAVIAAGALETAWAVEDARRNARTDPLTGLSNRRGFDERFSTVIQETDRYGGAAALILVDVDHFKRVNDTYGHDAGDQVLVAVANALADGRRTVDTTARLGGEELAVLLPQTDAMGAREVAERMRKRIEALVVRTQTGEVRVTASFGVAEYVTRSGQPEAVVERADQALYAAKRNGRNRVEVLA
- a CDS encoding NAD(P)/FAD-dependent oxidoreductase, with translation MARTLDVAVIGGGQAGLAAGFFLRRTDLSFALFDQGPARGGAWQHTWPSLRLFSPARWSSLPGWIMPAGAETYPTRDEAIAYLSAYESRYALPVERPVRVIETHADGPRLRLVTDQGEVDASAVISATGSWGAPVIPRFAGDTEYGGRILHSAHYPGAEAFVGRRVLVVGGGNSGAQIFADLLDVAHVRWMTREPPTFLPDEVDGQYLFEQGTARFQALKEGRTPPPPRSLGDVVMVAAVRAARDRGLLRASPLMSRFTEQGVVGPDGREEAVDAVILATGFRPALSHLAPLVTTDASGRIAMDGLHAAAHQRLFPLGYGDWTGFASATLVGAGRAAKAVVEAIAERA
- a CDS encoding GNAT family N-acetyltransferase codes for the protein MSAAPDPTGGAVRLRAAAPSDLSAVRALLTAAALPLDGVPPDLAHFLVAERAGHVVGAIGLEDYGDAALLRSAVVDPAVRGSGVGEALVRALLDAARARGTRELVLLTTTAEHWFPRFGFERITREAAPAAVHVSEEFQGACPASAVTMHLRLTPC
- a CDS encoding arsenite methyltransferase translates to MTSTTPQEITTLVRARYGAAATRAAEGERSACCGADCCSGEEKDPITSDLYHASEVQGIPAAAVLASLGCGNPTALASLAEGETVLDLGSGGGIDVLLSAQRVGPTGHVYGLDMTDQMLALARRNAEAAGASNVTFLKGQIEQIPLPDDSVDVIISNCVINLAVDKPSVLREAFRVLKPGGRFAVSDVIVRGEVPPEVRRSMELWVGCIAGALEEQQFLRLLGDAGFVSPSIEPTRVYQAEDARAFLKDSGLDADRVSDDLDGAFCSAFVRAIKPASRS
- a CDS encoding helix-turn-helix transcriptional regulator is translated as MISTTTPYRSDRDRTDAALESLQRHAGLFHALSDPRRLRILDLLRGGEQCVCDLQTELACGQSLLSFHLKTLRDAGLVASRREGRWTHYRLAADGIEHAEQAVAAYKVPAAERRRLPVACCG